The following proteins come from a genomic window of Chryseobacterium glaciei:
- a CDS encoding sugar isomerase: MIIRKDIIEQYNKGEIENFNTDFDFLQNKLTKSGSNVTEIVNKIADFQVAIPSWALGAGGTRFGRFSYGGEPSSLEQKLDDVGLIHALTHSAGAISLHIPWDIPSDVAAIKEKAVSHGLIFDAMNSNTFQDQPGAKASYKFGSLNAVNEDSRAYAVEHNKEVIRIGKELGSKSLTVWLADGASFPGQLNFQTALSNTEKSLKEIYAGMPEDWKLFIEYKPYEPNFYSTTIQDWGTSFMLANACGERAYTLVDLGHHLPNTNIEQIVATLMYKGKLGGFHFNDSKYGDDDLTVGSIKPYALFLIFNELVYGMENNPNNPYPAWMIDASHNIKDPLEDLLQSLEAILIAYAQALLVDQKALKTAQLNNDVVGAQDILQNAYRTDVRPLLRAARLHTGAALDPISAYRNLKVRENLITERGLNVKATGL; this comes from the coding sequence ATGATTATAAGAAAAGATATCATTGAACAATATAATAAAGGAGAAATTGAAAACTTTAATACAGATTTCGATTTTCTACAAAATAAATTAACAAAATCAGGCTCAAATGTTACTGAAATCGTCAACAAAATTGCTGATTTTCAAGTGGCGATTCCGAGTTGGGCTTTAGGTGCAGGTGGAACACGTTTCGGTAGATTTTCTTACGGTGGCGAACCCTCTTCTTTAGAACAGAAATTAGACGATGTAGGATTGATTCATGCATTAACGCATTCTGCGGGAGCTATTTCATTGCATATTCCTTGGGATATTCCAAGTGATGTGGCAGCAATTAAAGAAAAAGCAGTGTCTCATGGACTTATTTTTGATGCGATGAATTCCAATACGTTTCAAGATCAGCCGGGAGCAAAAGCATCTTACAAATTCGGTTCTTTGAACGCCGTAAATGAAGATTCAAGAGCTTATGCGGTTGAACATAATAAAGAAGTAATCAGAATCGGAAAAGAATTAGGTTCAAAAAGCTTAACCGTTTGGTTGGCGGATGGAGCAAGTTTTCCGGGACAGTTAAATTTCCAGACAGCTTTATCAAACACTGAAAAAAGCTTAAAAGAAATCTACGCAGGAATGCCTGAAGATTGGAAGCTTTTCATCGAATATAAACCTTACGAACCGAATTTCTATTCAACAACAATCCAGGATTGGGGAACTTCATTTATGTTGGCAAATGCTTGTGGAGAAAGAGCTTACACGTTAGTAGATTTAGGGCATCACTTACCGAATACCAATATTGAGCAAATCGTTGCAACCTTAATGTACAAAGGAAAATTAGGTGGTTTCCATTTTAATGACAGTAAATATGGAGATGATGATTTAACGGTTGGTTCTATTAAACCTTATGCTTTATTCTTGATTTTCAATGAATTGGTATACGGAATGGAAAACAATCCTAACAACCCTTATCCAGCTTGGATGATTGATGCAAGTCACAACATCAAAGACCCGTTGGAAGACTTATTACAGTCTTTGGAAGCTATTTTAATTGCATATGCTCAAGCACTTTTAGTTGATCAGAAAGCATTAAAAACAGCACAGTTAAATAATGATGTTGTTGGCGCGCAGGATATTTTGCAGAATGCGTACAGAACAGATGTTCGTCCATTATTAAGAGCTGCAAGATTACATACAGGTGCGGCGCTTGACCCGATTTCGGCTTACAGAAATTTAAAAGTAAGAGAAAATTTAATTACCGAAAGAGGTCTAAATGTTAAGGCAACCGGATTATAA
- a CDS encoding FGGY-family carbohydrate kinase → MSKKKVTIVFDIGKTNKKFFLFDKNYKEVVREYTELPLTTDEDGYPTEDLVALQNWIKDNFNAILEDEKYEVKAINFSTYGASFVHLDHKGNILTPLYNYTKPMDQEILDLFYEKHGNKLKIARETASPQSGMLNSGLQLFWLKYKHPETFKKIRYSLHLPQYLSYLFTGICVSEFTSIGCHTNLWDYDKADYHDWVYEEEIDTLLGPIVPTSASINTSYKNKKIKIGVGIHDSSSALLPYILSKKEPFLLLSTGTWSISLNPFNDESLTDEDIENNCLNYMRIDGKRVKASRFFMGNEYKIQVEKLCDYYGKEYGFHREVQFDQDLYLRLMKNKNIYFRFEGIILKRKMITATDLNSFTTFEEAYHQLMIELMDLQIHTITNAIGNSDIENIYIDGGFTDNDVFMKLMSHHFQHYNVMSTHSPLGSALGASMVISNKKIDETFLQQHYQMKVLQPLILNL, encoded by the coding sequence ATGTCCAAAAAAAAGGTAACCATAGTATTTGATATTGGAAAAACCAATAAAAAGTTCTTTTTATTTGATAAAAATTATAAAGAGGTTGTTCGTGAATATACGGAATTACCCCTCACAACAGATGAAGATGGTTATCCCACGGAAGATCTTGTTGCATTACAAAACTGGATTAAAGATAATTTTAATGCCATTCTTGAAGATGAAAAGTATGAAGTAAAAGCGATCAATTTTTCTACTTACGGAGCGAGTTTTGTGCATTTGGATCACAAAGGAAATATCCTTACGCCTTTGTACAATTATACCAAACCGATGGATCAGGAAATTCTTGATTTATTTTATGAAAAACATGGAAATAAACTGAAAATTGCCCGCGAAACAGCATCTCCTCAATCAGGAATGTTGAATTCAGGTCTGCAATTATTTTGGTTAAAATATAAACACCCCGAAACGTTTAAAAAGATCCGTTACAGCCTTCATTTACCTCAATATTTATCGTATCTGTTTACAGGTATTTGTGTTTCGGAGTTTACTTCAATCGGCTGTCATACCAATTTGTGGGATTACGACAAAGCGGATTACCATGATTGGGTTTACGAAGAAGAGATTGATACATTGCTTGGGCCAATTGTGCCAACTTCGGCAAGTATCAACACCTCTTATAAAAACAAAAAAATAAAAATCGGAGTCGGAATTCACGACAGTTCTTCAGCATTATTGCCTTATATTTTAAGCAAAAAAGAACCATTTTTATTGCTTTCAACGGGAACTTGGAGTATTTCTTTAAATCCATTTAATGATGAAAGTCTTACCGATGAAGATATAGAAAATAACTGTCTGAATTATATGCGAATCGATGGAAAACGCGTAAAAGCGTCCCGTTTTTTCATGGGAAATGAATATAAAATTCAGGTTGAAAAATTGTGTGATTATTATGGAAAAGAATATGGTTTCCACAGAGAAGTGCAGTTTGATCAGGATTTGTATCTGCGCTTAATGAAAAATAAAAATATCTATTTTCGTTTTGAAGGAATTATTCTGAAACGAAAAATGATTACTGCAACAGATTTAAATTCTTTTACTACATTTGAAGAAGCATATCATCAATTGATGATTGAATTGATGGATTTACAGATTCACACCATTACAAACGCAATCGGAAATTCGGATATTGAAAACATCTACATTGACGGTGGATTTACAGACAACGACGTTTTTATGAAACTGATGTCTCACCATTTCCAGCATTACAATGTGATGTCTACACATTCTCCGTTGGGTTCGGCATTGGGAGCTTCTATGGTTATTTCCAACAAAAAAATAGACGAAACTTTTTTACAGCAGCATTATCAGATGAAAGTGCTTCAACCGTTAATTCTTAATTTATAA